GACCGTTTCCATATCAGCAAATATCTGAACGAGGCGGTCGACACGGTTCGTCGCCAAGAGTCCCGTCAACTTCATCATGCAGGGGACAGGACTCTGATTGGCTCGAAATTCACCTGGCTGCGCAATCCGGAGAACATGACGGAAAGCCAGCGGACAAGCTTTGATCAATTGATGGCCTGTGAGCTGAAAACCGGAAAAGCCTGGTCGATGAAGAACATGTTTCGGGAGTTCTGGCGGCTGGGTTGTCGAGAGAGTGCAAGCTTCTTTTTCGATTACTGGTCTGAACGCGTCGACCAGTTAGCGTTGAAACCCATGATCAAGGTCAAAGAGCTGCTGAAGCGGCATCTCGACAACATCCTGAACTATTTCGAGCACGAAATGACCAACGCAGTTTCCGAAGGTCTGAACAGCAAGATCCAGTTGTACAAAGCATCGGCCCGTGGGTTCCACAGCTTTCACAGCTACCGCATAAGGATTTTGTTTTACTGTGGAAAGCTCAACATGGCTATTACCGGTTGACGTAATTGCTGACGAGCGTTACCATTAAATCTTACGATGAACCATTTTTATATTGGTTGTCATGAACGCCAATATCACAGATCATCGATACCCCGGCCTGATCAGAAGAAATCCGGCCAATTCATCCGGCAAAAATACATTCTATGAAAGAGAAAAAACAGATGCTCACGGCTCAGGAACAGCTCAAACAACAAGAGTTTCATCAGGAGGCAGTCGCGCACATCAATTCACTCTACAACTACGCGCTGCATCTGACGATGAACCCGGACGACGCAGAAGACCTGGTGCAGGAAACCTACCTGAAGGCTTATAAATTTTTCGATTCGTTCGAACGGGGAACAAACTGCAAGGCGTGGCTGTTTAAAATCCTCAAAAACAACTACATTAACAAATTTCGTAAAAATGCAAGGGAGCCCGGCAAAGTCGATTACGACCTGATCAAGGATTTCTACCATACGATCAAGGACGTACAGAGCGACACCACGGAAGCCGAGTCAGATTTTTTCCACTCCCTCTTGCACGAAGAGGTTTATCAGGCATTGCAGTCACTTCCCGAAGAGTTCAGGGAGGTCATACAGTTGTGCGATATTGAAGGATTCACCTATGAGGAGATCGCCAATATGGTCGAAAGTCCAATCGGAACGGTTCGGTCACGTCTGTACAGAGGCAGAAAACTGTTGCGTGCCAAACTCGAAGATTACGCTAAAAAGCACGGTTACGACACCGAATACGGTGAGTGACTCCTTGAATTCAAACAACCTATCAGTTGACCGCCATGAATTGTAACAAAGCGACGGTGCTCATGAGCGCAGCTCTCGATGGAGAACTCTCTCCAAAAGAAGAGGAAGAGCTTGCGCAACACCTTGCTGAATGTCCTGAATGCCGGGCCGAGTTTCAGGATGCGAAAAAAAACCAAATCATCATCAGAGAGCGCATCGTGCGCGTCAAGGCACCCACAACGCTTATCGAATCGATCACGAGACTGACCAGCATCACCACTTGAGGCCATTCCCATCGATGCAGAACTTCCCTTGTAATTCAAACATTCATGAAAATGAATGTTGTGGATGAGTTTTTTTGGTTTGATTAATATGATTAAATAAGCATATATTTGTATGAATTTCTTATTCATGCCGTTGAATGGGTTCAGGGGCTTAACAGAGTTTTGAGATGAGCAAATCGATTACCATATCAGATGAAGAGGTTAAAAAATGGCAGTTCAACATGCCGGACGAGATACTCGACGCCGTATCGAACCGCTTCAAGCTGCTCTCCGAGCCGATGCGGCTTAAAATCCTGAGGACTCTTTGCGACAAAGAGCGCACGGTTCAGGAGATCGTAAAGGAGGTCGGCGCCAGCCAGGCCAACATTTCCAAGCACTTGGCGCTCATGCACGACAACGGCGTCGTCAACCGCCGCAAGGAGGGACTCAAGTGCTACTACCGGATTTCGGACGACAGCATCGTTTACGCCTGCTTTCTCATCTCGAAAAGTGTGGTTGAAAATCTTCAGGACAGGCTGAGCTGGATTCAAAAGGTCAACAGCAACCTGACTACCTGATTTTTTTCAGTAAACTGATCAGACTTTTCCGGGCGATGTTTCTGCATCGCCCTTTTTTATTGCTGCCATCGATTCGAAATAATCCATCCCCCCTCAGCTCAGGCTGACGGTAAGCACATGTGCCTTCTGTCTCGCTTTTTGTAACCACCTTCTCCCGCTCAACTCTCTGACAAAATACGCGACATATTGTCAAAGAGAACACCTCAGAGCGCATATTTGTCAGACATCAACATAACGCAAGCCACAAATCATGCTTTGGCACGGCTTTTGATACTTTACAGACAGAGGCGGTCAGAGATCGCCAGACACCATGGAACATCATACAAACAAAGCATACAGGAGAGTGTCATGTTGATGAAAATAGCGAAAGACCCGATGAGGCTGTTCGACGATATCTGGAGCGGAACCCAGATGCCGACCGCACCATCATTCAAGGTCGATATTTCAGAGGACGAACATGCTTTTCATCTCGATGCCGAGTTGCCGGGTCTCACCAAAGAGAACATCTTGCTCAATATCGAGGATGACGTACTGACTATCAAGGCCGAGCGCACCCAGAACGAGGAGCAGAAAAAGAAGGATTATCACCGTATCGAGAGAAGCTACGGTTCATTTTCCCGGAGCTTCAACATCGGCGAACTGATCGACAAGGAGAATATCGGCGCGGCATTCGATAACGGCGTGCTGCACGTCACGCTTCCAAAGATGCAGCCGGTCAAGAAAACTAGGGAAATTTCCATCAACTGAACCATTTCCTCCCCGAACGCCTCTGGACAGTCTGGAGGCGTTCACCTTATATCACTATTGAACAAAAGGAATTAGACACCATGGGCAAAATTATCGGAATCGACCTCGGCACCACGAACTCCTGCGTAGCGGTCATGCAGGGCACCCAGCCGACGGTCATAGAAAACTCCGAGGGCAACCGTACGACTCCGTCGATGGTCGCTTTCACCAAGACGGGCGAAAGGCTCGTTGGCCAGGCGGCGAAACGCCAGGCCGTAACCAACCCGAAAAACACCATCTTTTCGATCAAGCGCTTCATGGGCCGCAAGTACGACGAAGTGCCGAACGAAAAGAAGCTCGCTTCGTATGACGTGGTCAACGAGGGCGGCGACGCAAAGGTGAAGATCGGCGACAAGAGCTACTCTCCGCAGGAGATTTCGGCCATGATCCTTCAGAAGATGAAGCAGACGGCTGAAGACTTCCTCGGCGAAAAAGTGACCGAAGCGGTCATCACCGTTCCGGCCTACTTCAACGACGCGCAGCGCCAGGCCACCAAGGACGCTGGCCGGATTGCGGGTCTCGAAGTCAAGCGCATCATCAACGAGCCGACCGC
This genomic window from Chlorobaculum limnaeum contains:
- a CDS encoding sigma-70 family RNA polymerase sigma factor, giving the protein MKEKKQMLTAQEQLKQQEFHQEAVAHINSLYNYALHLTMNPDDAEDLVQETYLKAYKFFDSFERGTNCKAWLFKILKNNYINKFRKNAREPGKVDYDLIKDFYHTIKDVQSDTTEAESDFFHSLLHEEVYQALQSLPEEFREVIQLCDIEGFTYEEIANMVESPIGTVRSRLYRGRKLLRAKLEDYAKKHGYDTEYGE
- a CDS encoding anti-sigma factor, which produces MSAALDGELSPKEEEELAQHLAECPECRAEFQDAKKNQIIIRERIVRVKAPTTLIESITRLTSITT
- a CDS encoding ArsR/SmtB family transcription factor, with protein sequence MSKSITISDEEVKKWQFNMPDEILDAVSNRFKLLSEPMRLKILRTLCDKERTVQEIVKEVGASQANISKHLALMHDNGVVNRRKEGLKCYYRISDDSIVYACFLISKSVVENLQDRLSWIQKVNSNLTT
- a CDS encoding Hsp20/alpha crystallin family protein, with product MLMKIAKDPMRLFDDIWSGTQMPTAPSFKVDISEDEHAFHLDAELPGLTKENILLNIEDDVLTIKAERTQNEEQKKKDYHRIERSYGSFSRSFNIGELIDKENIGAAFDNGVLHVTLPKMQPVKKTREISIN